A window of Solanum stenotomum isolate F172 chromosome 3, ASM1918654v1, whole genome shotgun sequence contains these coding sequences:
- the LOC125859508 gene encoding uncharacterized protein LOC125859508: protein MSSMSSSLSFLALTSPLHVSRQRLSLQQAHSCYQQYAFNSHGNITLSIHVQLASPHPFPSSNLKSCCSAIASSNDGTVSMINFEDVMEKDWSFLEYPDSSEEHKQKIDEIISAGEITETSKVVIAISSDEFVDRVVDSSNCKQLLVVHDSLFMLACIKEKYDKVKCWQGELIYIPEKWTPFDVVFLYFLPALPFELDQILDALRKRCSPGARVVISHPQGRQMVEEQQKQYPDVVVSNLPEKMLLQNVAAHHSFEVVKFVDEPAFYLAILKFMPDTINQ from the exons ATGAGCTCTATGTCATCATCCTTGTCTTTCCTCGCACTTACATCACCTCTTCACGTATCAAGACAACGTCTTAGTTTACAGCAAGCTCATAGTTGCTACCAACAATATGCTTTCAATAGTCATGGTAACATTACCCTTTCAATCCATGTCCAATTAGCATCCCCTCATCCATTTCCGTCCAGTAATTTGAAATCCtgttgtagtgctattgcttcATCAAATGACGGAACTGTATCTATGATTAATTTTGAAGATGTAATGGAAAAAGACTGGTCATTTCTTGAGTATCCAGATTCCAGTGAAGAGCATAAGCAAAAAATTGATGAGATCATATCAGCAGGAGAGATCACGGAGACTTCCAAGGTTGTGATAGCAATTAGTTCTGATGAATTTGTTGATAGAGTAGTTGATTCATCGAATTGCAAGCAACTACTTGTCGTTCATGACTCTCTTTTCATGTTAGCATGCATCAAGGAAAAATACGACAAGGTTAAGTGTTGGCAAGGGGAATTGATATACATACCAGAGAAGTGGACACCTTTTGATGTTGTTTTTCTCTACTTCCTTCCTGCATTGCCGTTTGAACTTGATCAAATTCTGGATGCACTAAGAAAACGTTGTTCGCCAG GTGCAAGAGTTGTGATTAGTCATCCACAAGGCAGACAAATGGTTGAAGAGCAACAGAAACAATATCCTGATGTGGTTGTCTCAAACTTACCAGAGAAGATGCTGCTGCAAAATGTTGCTGCACACCATTCATTTGAAGTAGTCAAATTTGTAGATGAGCCTGCTTTCTATCTTGCTATTCTCAAATTCATGCCAGATACCATCAACCAATAG